CAATGGGTCCCCGGGCACTGGGAGGTGGAGCGGTACTCGGGTGATGGGAACGAAGACGACGGCTACTCCCGGGGACGCAGGGTATGGGTCCCCGGCCGGTACAATGAAGTACCCATGAGGGTCTGGCTGCCGGGTCACTGGGAAGAGCGCGGGTAGCCGATCGCGGGTTCCGCCGGCGCGTCAGGCGTTCGGAAACGTAACCAACTACCCCCCGGGGGATCCCCTCCCCCGGGGTTTTTTTCTCCCCGGCTCACGGTTCCCGGGGAGGTATAATTTCCGCCGTGGGCAACGGTGAGCGCGACAAGACGGGATCCCAGCTTCGGAACTCCCTCTGGAACCTTCTGTTCCGGGTGTTGTCCTCCACGGATTTCGCCCGAATCGCCTGGACGACCGTTTTGCGGGGCGCCTGCCTCTTCTTTTTCAAGGAACCGATCGACGAACTTCCCCTTTCCGACAACGACGCCTCGCGCCTTGCCCTGAAGGACCGGTTCTTCGGCCTCCCGGACCACCGCGTCTACGACCTGTTCGAATTTTTCCTCGTGGACGACCACGGCGGCCTGAAGGAGATGGATCGGAAACTGATCCGAAGGGGATTGAACGAACTGCTCGAGCGGGAAGGGTCGTCCGTGCGCCTGTACCACGACCGGTTTCGCCCCTACCAGGATATCCTCGGTTTCGACGAGGTGGCGCAGGCCGAGGAGTCGGTGCGGCTGTTCGATATGGCCGCGGCGAAACGCCACATGGAAACCGCCGTGGCGTACCTGTCACGGCGCCCCGAACCGGAGTCCCGGGGTGCGATCCGC
This is a stretch of genomic DNA from Candidatus Deferrimicrobium sp.. It encodes these proteins:
- a CDS encoding AbiJ-NTD4 domain-containing protein yields the protein MGNGERDKTGSQLRNSLWNLLFRVLSSTDFARIAWTTVLRGACLFFFKEPIDELPLSDNDASRLALKDRFFGLPDHRVYDLFEFFLVDDHGGLKEMDRKLIRRGLNELLEREGSSVRLYHDRFRPYQDILGFDEVAQAEESVRLFDMAAAKRHMETAVAYLSRRPEPESRGAIREAVLAVAAVAREVASREIRKGGEEAPLVVGSVAHAASSAGIPAGLVKGIDLLLRRAHALSGLPVDGVISPVGEEAVDPREAHFLVVFASSLIVYLKR